The segment TTCAAATAAGAATAGACTTGAATGGTGTGATCTTGATAAAAAAGGTAGAAAGCGTGCAAGGAATTTTAAGCCTGAATTAAAAGACCTTTTTATAAAGCAAAGTATCAATGAAAAAAATACATCTAATTCTCTAAACAAAATAAAACTGCAATTAAATACATTTATCAGTCCTCAAGGTACAAGCATCAAACCAAGCTATATAAAGCACTGGATAGAAGAATATTTAGAAGAGCCTTTAGAGATAACAGAACTGAAAAGGGATCAATTGGTCTTAAAAAGATGCTAAAATAATAAAAGGGTTAGTAAAAGGCTCCTCCTGAGCTTACAACCTTAGTTTTTAGGAAGGAAGTTGTAGTTCTCTCCTTATTGAGCCTGGTTACTTTAACCAGGCAGACTCTCGAGCAAAGTCTCAGTTAAGAGGTTCTTTCTATTTCTTCCAAAGATCTTTGGTCATTATTTTTATCTAGCTCATCGCTGCAATACTGCAAGTTTTGAAAGAACTTAGCTAAGCAGAATTATCACTTTTGATTAAATGCCGCAGAAAGTTGTCATCGCAGAGCAACTGCGCATAGCAGCCTTGCTTACCGATGAGCGAGTAGACGAGTTAATCGTCGCCCAAGGTCGCTACCAAATTGGCGACGTATACCTAGGAACAATAGAAAATGTCCTGCCTGGTATAGATGCAGCATTTGTAAATATTGGCGCAAGTGAAAAAAATGGCTTTATACATGTAACAGATTTAGGTCCATTAAAGAAAAAAAAGAATGCTGCAGGCATTACTGAATTATTAGAGCCACGACAAAAGGTTCTAGTACAAGTAATGAAAGAACCAACGGGTACTAAAGGGCCAAGACTGACAGGAAATCTTGCTTTACCTGGAAGATATCTTGTCCTGCAACCCAATGGGCAAGGGGTGAATATTTCTCGTCGAATTAACTCTGAAAATGAACGAAACCGGCTAAGAGCTTTAGGTGTCTTAGTTAAGCCTCCAGGAACAGGCCTGCTAATGCGTTCAGAAGCAGATGGTGTAAACGAAGAGTTATTAATTACAGATCTAGAGAATCTTTTAAAGCAATGGGAATCAATACAACAAGCGGCAGAAAATTCCTCTCCACCTATACTTCTAAATAGAGAAGAAGACTTTGTAAATAGAATACTTAGAGACCACTCTAGTCCTGAGCTTTCCAAGATTATTGTAGAAACTTCTAAAGCAGTCGAACGAGCTAAAAATTTCCTAGGTTCTCATACAAATGTAATTGTTGAATGTCATGATCAACCCATAGACCTGCTAGAGCATTATAAAATAAATGCCGCTATTTTTAATGCTCTAAAGCCAAGAGTAGATCTCCCTTCAGGTGGATATATAATAATTGAACCTACAGAAGCTCTAACAGTTATAGATGTCAACTCGGGTTCATTTACAAGCTCTGCCAATTCAAGAGAAACAGTACTTTGGACAAATTGTGAAGCAGCTATCGAAATAGCAAGACAACTAAAATTAAGAAATATTGGAGGAGTCATTATTATAGATTTTATTGATATGGATTCCAGAAGAGATCAACTTCAATTATTAGAGTATTTTTCATCAGCAATTAAAGATGATAAATCTAGGCCCCAAATAGCACAGCTCACTGAGCTTGGATTAGTTGAACTAACAAGAAAAAGACAAGGGCAAAATATCTATGAGTTATTTAGCAAGCCATGTTCTAATTGCAATGGGTTGGGACATACTCCTGAAATACCTATCAAAGAAGAAATACAGCCTTTGGCTTCTATTGGAGGTTTAATACAAAAAGAAGAATCATCTAAAAAATTTCAGCCTTTGAAAGAAGTTAGCAAGGGTAAGAATATTGAGTCTGCCCAAATTAATGACGCTATAAGTTCTCAAAATAATTCAGAAGTTAATAATCAAGAAAATGAATTAGAGCAAAATTCTATAAAGCAAGAGCCAGATCTAATTGCAATTAAAATGAGTCAAGATGAAGAATATGTATTTAGTTCTTTAGGAATAAATCCTACATTATTATTAGATAAAGATCCAGAAAATGAAAATTTATTAGTTCATATAGTTAGGCCTGGAGAAGATGAGAAAATCATCCTTGACGAAGCCAAGCAAAGAATTACTTCTATTGGTAATAAACGAAAAAAGAAATCTAAAAATGTAGTTAATAGAGCATCCAATAAATCTAACTTAGAAACCCTAGAATCAAGCAATAAGGAAACGGATAATAATTCTACTTTTGCGACAGAAGAACCGTCAAATGAAAAGCTAATGCATAAAGAAGATACTATTCAGAAAGAAGTTATTGAGCAAGAAGGTATTGAGCAAGATGCTGCTAAAAAAGAAGCTATTGAAAAAAAAGATGTAACTCAAAAAGAAAACTCAAGAGAATTAGAAGATCCTGTTCAAAAAGAAGCTGAAGCTGAAGCTGAAGATCCCCGAAGACGCAGAAGAAGGTCTTCAGCAACGTAATGCATAATTTTGGATAAAGAAAGGCAAAAAGTTATAGCTGGCATAGATGAGGTTGGCAAAGGATGTCTATTTGGTCCAGTTTTTGCTTCTGCTGTTGTATTAAAAAGTTCAACAGAACAAGAATTGCTAAATGCGGGACTAAAAGATAGCAAGAAGCTATCAAGTAAAAAAAGAGGCCTGCTAGTTCCTTTGATTAAAAGCCTTTCGGCAAGTTGGGCAATTGGTCAGGCATCCGCAAGAGAAATAGACCTCTACGGAATTCGGCGCGCAACAGAGAAAGCAATGCTTAGAGCAATCGATGGTTTACTGATGACGCCAGAGCTTCTATTGGTAGACGGACCATTACCTATTCGCTTATGGGCAGGCCAACAAATCAACTTAATTAGAGGTGAAAGCAAGTCACCTTCGATCGCGGCTGCAAGCGTTTTAGCCAAAGAAGCTAGAGATGTTTTAATTAAACGTTTAGCAATAAAAATTCCTAAATATAGCCTTGAAACAAATATGGGGTACGGCACTAAGGACCATAGAAAAGCTTTAAGAGAACTTGGGACTACAGATCTTCATAGAAAATCTTTTCTCAGCAGAATTATCTCGTAAAAGAATATTTTGTATTGAACAAGGTGTTAATTTTCAGTGCACCAGAGTGCAAAATCTTGAACTAATTGCTGACCCACCCTTGCTTTTATACCAAGTAAAATTCCGTTTAAAATAGATTGACCAGTTGATTCAAGGATTTTGGATGGAACAAATTTCAATAAAGGTGGTTGACTAACCGTGACACCTAAATGAGCAATCCCCTCCAAACCATTTGATGAGGCAGTAAGTGTCGCATCAAGCATTAATTCAAAATCATCAACCAAGCCCAATCCATCTAAGGTGCTATCAGTTGCACTCATCTGCAAAGTGTTTTCAGTATTAAGAACTGCTATAGAAACAATTGGATTAACTTCCAACTGAAAAACCTTAAAGCTTGTCACTGTATAGCGATAATTACCATCCCCTAAGGAAATAAGTTTTTTCGAATCAAGCATTGCACCTACAACTCTTTCCTGCTGTAGGAGATAATCAGGAAGTCGCTCTGAATTGTTTTTTACTGGCAAATCTAATTTTTGCCGGGCATCGAAGGCCAGAGGCATAATTGGCAACTGACGCGACATGATCCTATCGACACTCGCACTTTTTTCAACTAATGCCAACTAAAGTGGCCTATCTCGGACCAAAAGGGTCCTATGCAGAAAAAGCAGCTTTTGCGTTGGCAAAGCTAGAAAAACATGATGCTGCAACGTTTTTACCTTGTTTAGGAATCAGATCAGTCATTGAAAATGTTGCAACAAAACATTGTGAAGCAGCAGTAGTCCCCATAGAGAATTCTGTAGAAGGCGGGGTTACAACCACTCTTGATGCACTATGGAATCACCCAAACTTGTTCATAAAAAGAGCCTTAGTAATTCCAATACGTCACGCTCTAATCAGCAATGGCTCTCTCAAAGAAATCTCCGAAGTACTATCTCATCCCCAAGCACTAGCCCAATGCAGTACTTGGCTAAGCACCAATCTTCCAGATGCATTGCAATTGCCTACTAGCTCGACCTCAGAAGCAGTGAGGATGGTCAAAGGAAGTAAATTTCGTGCAGCAATAGGTTCTTCAAAAGCTGCTAGCGAAATAGGAGGTCTTAATCAAGTTGCATATCCAATTAATGATGTACCAGGAAACTGTACAAGATTCGTTTTTTTACAAAATATAAAAAATGAAACGCAAGGAGCAGTAGCTAGCATTGCATTTTCATTGCATTCGAATACTCCAGGATCATTATTAAATGTTCTAAAGTGTATTGCAAATTTAGGATTAAATATGAGTCGGATAGAATCACGCCCTTCAAAAAGAGAACTAGGTGAATATATATTTTTTATCGATATTGAAATAGATAATACATCAAGAGATATCAATGAAAAACTTTGCAAGGCATTAAAACCTCTTTGTGAAAATATAATTAATTTCGGCTCATATGAAAGCACTGAATTGAATTTAGAATCAATTTAACCTCTTGTCCTAAATACTCCAAATCTCATCAACCCGGTCGAAAAAGCCCATTGCATCAATAGAATAGTTGGAACCTCTCTAAGGCCTTGGTATAGCGATTTAGGCCCTAGATCAAAAAACACTTTTGGTCTTCTAATACCCTCTAATATTGAATCTTTCCAAGAAGGAATTGTAAATTTAGTCCAATCTTCCACTTCTACCAAACCTGCAGAGAAAGAACTATTCGACAAATTTTCTTTAAAGCCTTCAATGGAAGAAAAATGAGGATGAGACCATTGATGTAGTAATTGTTCAAGAACCATTTTTTCCATAAATGCAAAACTATTACTACTTTCCTCTCTTCTATTCCAATCAGCTACCGCCAGTATGCCGCCCGGACGTAATACCCTAAGCATTTCGTCTGCATAAAGTTGCTTATCAGGCATATGAGGGCCAGCTTCTACACTCCAGATTCCGTCAAAACTCCCGTTGGAAAAATCAAGATTAAGAGCATCCATAACCTGGAAACTACACATCAAATCATTTGGGGTTAACTGTCTAGCTCTTTGAACTTGCGCATTACTGATAGTTATTCCCAAGACATCAAAATTGTAATCTCTCGCCAAGATCCTAGAACTTCCTCCTATCCCACACCCAACATCCAAAATCCTTGACCCTTTGGGCAACTGATCAAGTCCGCTCCACCTTACCAATTGATGAACAAATTCAACTTTGGCTTGCTGAAAAGAAGTTTGATGAGGTTTTTGATTGTAGTAGCCAAGATGTATATGATCACCCCAAAGTTTCTCTAAAAGTTGATCATTAGTCCAAGAATCATATGCTTTAGAAACACTTTCTTTTGACTTATATTTTCTATTAGTTTTATTCCATAATAGGAATATTAAAAGAATTATTAATAATAAAAGAATCAAACTAAACATCAAGTACTGCTTGCCTCATCTGGGTTTTTCAAAGTATCTTTCAAAGCTGTTCGAGCAGCGAGTTGCTTTCGAGTTTGATCAAGCATCTCATACTCACGAAGAAGTCTTTTTGTAGTATCTTGAATTTCTAATAAATGCTGTTGCTCATTAGCTACGGGGCCCCCCAAATGAGCAGCAATCCAAAATGATAGCTCTCTAGGGATATCAGGCAATTCTTCAGGCAAATTCCTTTCAGAGTCAGTTAACTTTCCAGTAAGGGAAACAACATCTCGTAAAGCAGTTAAAACTTTTTCGGAGAGAATTTTTAATTCATTTTCATTTTCTACGGGATAATCATCTATCCATGTAACTAAAGCTGTATAGAAAGGGGCTTTCCTTGTTATCTCTAAAACTCTAAACCTTTGCTGTCCCAAAGTAATAATGTTACTGCGACCATCTTCTGAAGTTTGATGTTTAATTATTTCCGCACAACAACCAACTTCAGCAAGCCTTTTTGTGTTTGGATCAAATCTAACCACTCCGAAACGGCTATCGGCCTCTAGGACGCTCTTAAGCATCATTCTGTATCTTGACTCAAAAATATGTAATGGAAGGAACTCCTGAGGGAATAAAACAACCTCAGGGAGAGGGAATAACGGTAACTCCCTGACTGCAAGATCTGCCACAGGTAACCTCTCTACTGTAATAATCCTAATAAAATGTTCGGGATATTGAGGTTTTGCAATTTAGAGCTTAACTTCAATGTCTACACCACTAGGCAAATCAAGCTTCATCAAAGCATCTATTGTTTTGGCTGAAGGGTTATAGATATCAATAATCCTTCTATGAGTTCTTGTTTCAAAATGCTCTCTGGAATCCTTATCAACATGAGGGGACCTAAGAACACAATAAATTTTTCTCTTGGTTGGCAATGGGATAGGACCAATAGCAGTAGCAGCAGTATTATCTGCGGTCTCAATAATTTTTTCACAAGAAAGATCAAGCATACGCCTATCAAAAGCTTTAAGGCGGATTCTTATCTTCTGCTGTGCAATAGCCGTTGACATAAGGTTTCCTGCGAGCTTGCTCTATAAGAAGCAATAAAAGTTGATTTTCAAGGTTCAGAAAGAACTTTAAGAAGAACTGGACTTCTTAAATGACCAGCTTTCTAACTCTAAATGATTGCCAGGCAAAAAACCTAGCAATCATTTAGCAAAAGATCATTCAATAATCTTAGACACTACACCTGCACCAATTGTCCTGCCTCCTTCACGGATAGCAAATCTCATCCCTTGCTCAATAGCCACAGGGCAGATAAGTTCTCCAGTCATTTTAATTCTGTCCCCTGGCATAACCATTTCAACATTACTTCCATCATCACCCGTAAAGGCTGTAATTTGTCCGGTAACATCAGTAGTTCTTATATAAAACTGAGGTCTATAACCAGCAAAGAATGGAGTATGTCGTCCGCCTTCCTCCTTCTTTAAAACATAAACTTCGCCTTCAAACTTGGTATGAGGTGTAATAGAACCTTTTTTGACTAAAACCATACCTCTTTCAATATCTTCCTTTTGAATACCACGAAGAAGTAATCCAACATTGTCACCAGCCATTCCTTCGTCTAGCAGTTTCCGGAACATCTCAACTCCAGTAACTGTTGTCAAACGAGTCTCTTTGATGCCAACTATCTCAACTTCCTCACCAACCTTTACTTTGCCTCTTTCGATTCTTCCAGTTGCAACTGTTCCTCTACCTGTAATAGAAAAGACATCTTCTACTGCCATCAAGAAAGGCTTGTCAACTTCTCTTTCTGGCTCTGGGATTGAATCATCCACAGATTTCATCAATTCATCAATCTTCTCTTCCCATTTAGAATCGCCTTCTAAAGCTTTTAGAGCTGAAACTTGAACTACAGGAATATCATCGCCTGGGAAGTCATAACTACTTAGGAGCTCACGAATCTCCATCTCTACAAGTTCAATCATTTCTGCATCATCAACCATGTCACATTTGTTCAAAGCAACAACGAGTGATGGGACTCCGACCTGTTTAGCAAGGAGAATATGCTCTTTCGTTTGTGCCATTGCACCATCAGTTGCAGCAACAACGATAATTGCACCGTCCATCTGAGCTGCACCAGTGATCATATTTTTCACATAGTCAGCATGACCTGGGCAGTCAACATGGGCATAGTGGCGCCCATCTGTTTCATACTCAACATGAGCGGTGTTAATTGTGATACCACGCTCTCGCTCTTCAGGAGCACCATCAATATCTCCATAATCTTGAGCTTGGGCTTGACCCTTTTTAGCTAAAACATTTGTAATAGCTGCAGTAAGGGTTGTTTTGCCATGGTCAACATGACCGATAGTGCCAATGTTGACGTGAGGCTTGTTTCTTTCGAACTTCTCGCGGGCCATTTGTTTAAAGAATCAGGGAAATAATAGTTGATTGTGTAGAGATCAGGAATTGCCCTGATTCTTGGAAATAATCGCTTCAGCGACATTACGAGGAACTTCCTCGTAATTACTGAACTCCATTGAGAATACACCCCGACCTTGCGTCATGGATCGAAGCTGGGTGGCATAACCGAACATTTCAGCCAAAGGCACTTTTGCCTGAACTTTAGATTGTCCTTCATCAATGGACTGTCCTTCAACCTGTCCTCTTCTAGAGGACAGGTCCCCAATAATAGAACCTAAGAAATCCTCTGGGACTTCTACTTCCACTTTCATCATTGGCTCAAGAAGTACAGGATTACATTTTTTGACGCCATCTTTAAAAGCCATTGAGCCGGCAATCTTAAATGCCATTTCTGATGAGTCAACATCATGGAAAGAACCATCTACCATGGTGACCTTGACATCAATCAGCGGGTATCCAGCAAGGACACCAGACTCACATGTTTCTTTCATACCATTAGAGGCTGGACCGATATATTCCTTGGGCACAACCCCACCAACAATTTTATTAACAAATTCAAAACCAGAGCCTGGTTCCCCAGGTTCCATTTCTATAACAACATGACCATATTGACCTTTTCCTCCTGTCTGACGAGCATATTTACCTTCACCTTTAGAGCTTGAACGAATAGTCTCTCGATAGGAAACCTGGGGTGCACCAATATTTGCTTCAACTTTAAATTCTCTCAACATTCGATCAACAAGAATTTCAAGATGTAACTCACCCATACCTGCTATTACAGTCTGGTTGGTTTCTTGATCGGTACTGACTCGGAAAGTAGGGTCTTCTTCTGCTAAGGAAATAAGTGCTTTGGAAAGTTTTTCCATATCGCCTTTTGTTTTAGGTTCCACTGCAACTGAAATAACAGGCTCAGGAATAAATAATGTTTCTAAAACTATTGGATCGTCAGTAGTACACAAAGTATCCCCAGTAGTTGTATTTTTTAAACCCAATACAGCTCCTAAATCTCCAGCTCTAAGCTGATCTACTTCTTCTCTATCATCTGCTTTTAATACAACCAATCGAGAAATACGTTCTTTCGCATCTTTTGTCGAATTCAGAACATAACTTCCCTTTTCCAATACTCCGGAGTACATCCTCACGAATGTCAGCTTCCCATAGGGATCTGCCATAACCTTAAAAGCTAATGCGCTAAATGGTTCGGAATCATCAGAAGGACGACTGGCTTCC is part of the Prochlorococcus marinus str. MIT 0919 genome and harbors:
- the tuf gene encoding elongation factor Tu, which encodes MAREKFERNKPHVNIGTIGHVDHGKTTLTAAITNVLAKKGQAQAQDYGDIDGAPEERERGITINTAHVEYETDGRHYAHVDCPGHADYVKNMITGAAQMDGAIIVVAATDGAMAQTKEHILLAKQVGVPSLVVALNKCDMVDDAEMIELVEMEIRELLSSYDFPGDDIPVVQVSALKALEGDSKWEEKIDELMKSVDDSIPEPEREVDKPFLMAVEDVFSITGRGTVATGRIERGKVKVGEEVEIVGIKETRLTTVTGVEMFRKLLDEGMAGDNVGLLLRGIQKEDIERGMVLVKKGSITPHTKFEGEVYVLKKEEGGRHTPFFAGYRPQFYIRTTDVTGQITAFTGDDGSNVEMVMPGDRIKMTGELICPVAIEQGMRFAIREGGRTIGAGVVSKIIE
- a CDS encoding methyltransferase domain-containing protein, coding for MFSLILLLLIILLIFLLWNKTNRKYKSKESVSKAYDSWTNDQLLEKLWGDHIHLGYYNQKPHQTSFQQAKVEFVHQLVRWSGLDQLPKGSRILDVGCGIGGSSRILARDYNFDVLGITISNAQVQRARQLTPNDLMCSFQVMDALNLDFSNGSFDGIWSVEAGPHMPDKQLYADEMLRVLRPGGILAVADWNRREESSNSFAFMEKMVLEQLLHQWSHPHFSSIEGFKENLSNSSFSAGLVEVEDWTKFTIPSWKDSILEGIRRPKVFFDLGPKSLYQGLREVPTILLMQWAFSTGLMRFGVFRTRG
- a CDS encoding LON peptidase substrate-binding domain-containing protein, encoding MADLAVRELPLFPLPEVVLFPQEFLPLHIFESRYRMMLKSVLEADSRFGVVRFDPNTKRLAEVGCCAEIIKHQTSEDGRSNIITLGQQRFRVLEITRKAPFYTALVTWIDDYPVENENELKILSEKVLTALRDVVSLTGKLTDSERNLPEELPDIPRELSFWIAAHLGGPVANEQQHLLEIQDTTKRLLREYEMLDQTRKQLAARTALKDTLKNPDEASST
- a CDS encoding DUF1997 domain-containing protein, yielding MPLAFDARQKLDLPVKNNSERLPDYLLQQERVVGAMLDSKKLISLGDGNYRYTVTSFKVFQLEVNPIVSIAVLNTENTLQMSATDSTLDGLGLVDDFELMLDATLTASSNGLEGIAHLGVTVSQPPLLKFVPSKILESTGQSILNGILLGIKARVGQQLVQDFALWCTEN
- a CDS encoding Rne/Rng family ribonuclease, whose product is MPQKVVIAEQLRIAALLTDERVDELIVAQGRYQIGDVYLGTIENVLPGIDAAFVNIGASEKNGFIHVTDLGPLKKKKNAAGITELLEPRQKVLVQVMKEPTGTKGPRLTGNLALPGRYLVLQPNGQGVNISRRINSENERNRLRALGVLVKPPGTGLLMRSEADGVNEELLITDLENLLKQWESIQQAAENSSPPILLNREEDFVNRILRDHSSPELSKIIVETSKAVERAKNFLGSHTNVIVECHDQPIDLLEHYKINAAIFNALKPRVDLPSGGYIIIEPTEALTVIDVNSGSFTSSANSRETVLWTNCEAAIEIARQLKLRNIGGVIIIDFIDMDSRRDQLQLLEYFSSAIKDDKSRPQIAQLTELGLVELTRKRQGQNIYELFSKPCSNCNGLGHTPEIPIKEEIQPLASIGGLIQKEESSKKFQPLKEVSKGKNIESAQINDAISSQNNSEVNNQENELEQNSIKQEPDLIAIKMSQDEEYVFSSLGINPTLLLDKDPENENLLVHIVRPGEDEKIILDEAKQRITSIGNKRKKKSKNVVNRASNKSNLETLESSNKETDNNSTFATEEPSNEKLMHKEDTIQKEVIEQEGIEQDAAKKEAIEKKDVTQKENSRELEDPVQKEAEAEAEDPRRRRRRSSAT
- the fusA gene encoding elongation factor G, coding for MARPFPLERVRNIGIAAHIDAGKTTTTERILFYSGVVHKIGEVHDGAAVTDWMAQERERGITITAAAISTSWQDHRINIIDTPGHVDFTIEVERSMRVLDGVIAVFCAVGGVQPQSETVWRQADRYSVPRMVFVNKMDRTGADFLKVYEQIKDRLKANAAPIQLPIGAEGELKGIIDLVGNKAYIYKNDLGTDIEEAEIPSDMSSQAAEWRAKLMETVAENDEELIEHFLENGELTEEQLKRGIREGVLKHGLVPLLCGSAFKNKGVQLVLDAVVDYLPAPVDVPPIQGLLPNGKEASRPSDDSEPFSALAFKVMADPYGKLTFVRMYSGVLEKGSYVLNSTKDAKERISRLVVLKADDREEVDQLRAGDLGAVLGLKNTTTGDTLCTTDDPIVLETLFIPEPVISVAVEPKTKGDMEKLSKALISLAEEDPTFRVSTDQETNQTVIAGMGELHLEILVDRMLREFKVEANIGAPQVSYRETIRSSSKGEGKYARQTGGKGQYGHVVIEMEPGEPGSGFEFVNKIVGGVVPKEYIGPASNGMKETCESGVLAGYPLIDVKVTMVDGSFHDVDSSEMAFKIAGSMAFKDGVKKCNPVLLEPMMKVEVEVPEDFLGSIIGDLSSRRGQVEGQSIDEGQSKVQAKVPLAEMFGYATQLRSMTQGRGVFSMEFSNYEEVPRNVAEAIISKNQGNS
- the pheA gene encoding prephenate dehydratase encodes the protein MPTKVAYLGPKGSYAEKAAFALAKLEKHDAATFLPCLGIRSVIENVATKHCEAAVVPIENSVEGGVTTTLDALWNHPNLFIKRALVIPIRHALISNGSLKEISEVLSHPQALAQCSTWLSTNLPDALQLPTSSTSEAVRMVKGSKFRAAIGSSKAASEIGGLNQVAYPINDVPGNCTRFVFLQNIKNETQGAVASIAFSLHSNTPGSLLNVLKCIANLGLNMSRIESRPSKRELGEYIFFIDIEIDNTSRDINEKLCKALKPLCENIINFGSYESTELNLESI
- the rpsJ gene encoding 30S ribosomal protein S10 produces the protein MSTAIAQQKIRIRLKAFDRRMLDLSCEKIIETADNTAATAIGPIPLPTKRKIYCVLRSPHVDKDSREHFETRTHRRIIDIYNPSAKTIDALMKLDLPSGVDIEVKL
- a CDS encoding ribonuclease HII: MDKERQKVIAGIDEVGKGCLFGPVFASAVVLKSSTEQELLNAGLKDSKKLSSKKRGLLVPLIKSLSASWAIGQASAREIDLYGIRRATEKAMLRAIDGLLMTPELLLVDGPLPIRLWAGQQINLIRGESKSPSIAAASVLAKEARDVLIKRLAIKIPKYSLETNMGYGTKDHRKALRELGTTDLHRKSFLSRIIS